One window from the genome of Esox lucius isolate fEsoLuc1 chromosome 23, fEsoLuc1.pri, whole genome shotgun sequence encodes:
- the LOC105024318 gene encoding adenylate kinase 7-like isoform X1: protein MVDKKKKSNRAKRVFVNNIDTYSSKYIAKFLSTCIVGSSLEEADTDEDGLGVDEPKLQDPKLQNRTFKIVGSVSNNEVAKPNFALECYSSQNREQLLPRLLECDVIVYNISENATSGLVDEAMWAISALHSEMERFTSQKIFILISSVMTWAMSKPIDPNDPEIPLTEEDYRRKKPHPNFKEHAKAEKTVIKLGKTLKSKLSSYVVTAGVQYGMGENLLHYFFKASWLGESAMVPVFGTGTNVIPTIHVSDLACVIQNVIDHKPKTQCFIAVDDSKNTFEDIVKTISFVLGQGKIEKVPKEQAYLTKALTEVEGEYLNVNLRLEAVLLKDSFNIRWVSETGIIDSINWVVEEYKQLRQLQPIKICVLGPPAVGKSTVAEKLCKHYKLHHVRLRDVIDEKISQLVETVKWGQQEGSREEYVRNAQDQLDSLNDSMQRNEVIIAGRLGKELLYLIMREKLNSKPCKNQGFVLDGFPKTYDQAKELFYDEDMELNHTTSRMPSYNKNIIPEFIFLLEASDDFLKERVQNLPPSLADDKRYSQDKYLSRLKRYRKANVEEETVLHYFDELEIHPDVIEVNSAGDTEYSAVMDSILRVAGHPRNYGPTPAEREEMKKKAEEERSRQVVLETAERKRWEAETTAKMAAQLAKRSVQLGEVERQQRVLLEARSRPLRNYLMMYVIPLLSEAMGECCKVKPDDPVDFLAEYILRNNSHE from the exons ATGgtggacaaaaagaaaaaaagtaatcGAGCCAAACGGGTTTTCGTTAACAACATTGATACGTATTCTTCTAAATACATCGCAAAG TTTCTGTCAACTTGCATAGTTGGAAGCTCCTTGGAGGAAGCGGACACAGATGAGGATGGTCTCGGTGTGGATGAGCCTAAACTGCAAGATCCTAAACTGCAAAATCGGACATTCAAAATTGTTGGGAGTGTCTCTAACAACGAGGTTGCGAAACCCAATTTCGCATTAGAATGTTATTCC TCTCAAAACCGTGAACAGCTCCTGCCACGACTATTGGAATGTGACGTGATTGTTTACAATATCTCCGAAAATGCCACATCAGGGCTGGTGGATGAGGCTATGTGGGCCATTTCAG CTCTTCACTCGGAGATGGAGCGTTTTACTTCTCAGAAGATATTCATCTTGATATCGTCAGTCATGACCTGGGCAATGAGCAAGCCAATCGATCCT AATGACCCAGAGATTCCCCTGACAGAGGAAGACTACAGGAGGAAAAAACCCCATCCTAACTTCAAGGAGCACGCCAAAGCAGAGAAAACAGTGATTAAACTGGGAAAAACT CTAAAGTCCAAGCTGTCCAGTTACGTTGTGACAGCTGGGGTTCAGTATGGAATGGGAGAAAACCTCCTCCACTACTTTTTCAAG GCCTCGTGGCTAGGGGAGTCTGCAATGGTTCCCGTTTTTGGCACCGGTACTAATGTCATCCCTACCATACATGTCAGCGACCTTGCATG TGTTATTCAGAATGTGATTGACCACAAGCCAAAGACACAGTGTTTCATTGCCGTGGATGATTCCAAGAATACCTTTGAGGATATTGTGAAG ACTATAAGCTTCGTTCTAGGTCAAGGAAAGATTGAGAAAGTTCCGAAGGAGCAGGCGTACCTCACCAAGGCTTTGACA GAGGTGGAAGGGGAATACCTAAATGTCAACTTGCGACTAGAGGCTGTCTTGCTTAAGGACAGCTTCAACATTCGCTGGGTGTCTGAGACCGGCATCATTGATAGCATCAACTGGGTGGTGGAAGAGTATAAACAGTTGAGACAACTACAG CCTATCAAAATCTGTGTCCTGGGGCCGCCAGCAGTGGGGAAGAGTACTGTGGCAGAGAAACTGTGTAAACATTACAAACTGCACCACGTCAGGCTTAGAGATGTCATCGATGAGAAAATATCACAGCTG GTGGAAACTGTGAAATGGGGTCAGCAAGAGGGATCGAGGGAGGAGTATGTGAGGAATGCTCAAGACCAACTAGATTCTCTGAATGACAGCATGCAGCGAAATGAAG TTATAATTGCAGGTCGCCTGGGTAAAGAGCTTCTTTATCTTATCATGCGTGAGAAGCTAAATTCCAAGCCGTGCAAGAACCAAGGATTTGTCCTTGATGGCTTCCCCAAGACCTATGACCAGGCCAAGGAGCTATTCTATG ATGAAGACATGGAACTGAATCATACCACGTCCAGAATGCCATCCTACAACAAGAATATCATTCCAG agttCATTTTCTTGTTAGAGGCGTCTGATGACTTCTTGAAGGAGCGAGTTCAGAACCTACCTCCTAGTCTGGCAGATgacaagcgctactctcaagaCAAGTACCTTAGCCGGCTAAAGAGATATAGAAAGGCCAACGTGGAAGAAGAAACTGTGCTACACTACTTTGATGAGCTGGAGATTCACCCAGACGTCATTG AGGTGAACAGTGCTGGCGACACTGAATACTCTGCCGTCATGGACAGCATCCTCAGAGTGGCGGGCCATCCAAGGAATTATGGCCCCACccctgcagagagagaggagatgaagaAGAAGGCTGAGGAGGAGAGATCCCGGCAGGTGGTCCTGGAGAcggcagagaggaagaggtgggAGGCTGAGACCACTGCCAAGATGGCTGCTCAACTCGCCAAGAGG AGTGTTCAGTTGGGTGAGGTGGAGAGGCAGCAGCGCGTGTTGCTGGAGGCCCGTTCCAGGCCCCTGAGGAACTACCTGATGATGTATGTTATCCCCCTTCTTTCTGAGGCCATGGGCGAGTGCTGCAAAGTCAAGCCAGACGACCCTGTTGACTTCCTG gctGAATATATTCTCCGGAACAATTCACATGAATAG
- the LOC105024318 gene encoding adenylate kinase 7-like isoform X2 has translation MVDKKKKSNRAKRVFVNNIDTYSSKYIAKFLSTCIVGSSLEEADTDEDGLGVDEPKLQDPKLQNRTFKIVGSVSNNEVAKPNFALECYSSQNREQLLPRLLECDVIVYNISENATSGLVDEAMWAISALHSEMERFTSQKIFILISSVMTWAMSKPIDPNDPEIPLTEEDYRRKKPHPNFKEHAKAEKTVIKLGKTLKSKLSSYVVTAGVQYGMGENLLHYFFKASWLGESAMVPVFGTGTNVIPTIHVSDLACVIQNVIDHKPKTQCFIAVDDSKNTFEDIVKTISFVLGQGKIEKVPKEQAYLTKALTEVEGEYLNVNLRLEAVLLKDSFNIRWVSETGIIDSINWVVEEYKQLRQLQPIKICVLGPPAVGKSTVAEKLCKHYKLHHVRLRDVIDEKISQLVETVKWGQQEGSREEYVRNAQDQLDSLNDSMQRNEGRLGKELLYLIMREKLNSKPCKNQGFVLDGFPKTYDQAKELFYDEDMELNHTTSRMPSYNKNIIPEFIFLLEASDDFLKERVQNLPPSLADDKRYSQDKYLSRLKRYRKANVEEETVLHYFDELEIHPDVIEVNSAGDTEYSAVMDSILRVAGHPRNYGPTPAEREEMKKKAEEERSRQVVLETAERKRWEAETTAKMAAQLAKRSVQLGEVERQQRVLLEARSRPLRNYLMMYVIPLLSEAMGECCKVKPDDPVDFLAEYILRNNSHE, from the exons ATGgtggacaaaaagaaaaaaagtaatcGAGCCAAACGGGTTTTCGTTAACAACATTGATACGTATTCTTCTAAATACATCGCAAAG TTTCTGTCAACTTGCATAGTTGGAAGCTCCTTGGAGGAAGCGGACACAGATGAGGATGGTCTCGGTGTGGATGAGCCTAAACTGCAAGATCCTAAACTGCAAAATCGGACATTCAAAATTGTTGGGAGTGTCTCTAACAACGAGGTTGCGAAACCCAATTTCGCATTAGAATGTTATTCC TCTCAAAACCGTGAACAGCTCCTGCCACGACTATTGGAATGTGACGTGATTGTTTACAATATCTCCGAAAATGCCACATCAGGGCTGGTGGATGAGGCTATGTGGGCCATTTCAG CTCTTCACTCGGAGATGGAGCGTTTTACTTCTCAGAAGATATTCATCTTGATATCGTCAGTCATGACCTGGGCAATGAGCAAGCCAATCGATCCT AATGACCCAGAGATTCCCCTGACAGAGGAAGACTACAGGAGGAAAAAACCCCATCCTAACTTCAAGGAGCACGCCAAAGCAGAGAAAACAGTGATTAAACTGGGAAAAACT CTAAAGTCCAAGCTGTCCAGTTACGTTGTGACAGCTGGGGTTCAGTATGGAATGGGAGAAAACCTCCTCCACTACTTTTTCAAG GCCTCGTGGCTAGGGGAGTCTGCAATGGTTCCCGTTTTTGGCACCGGTACTAATGTCATCCCTACCATACATGTCAGCGACCTTGCATG TGTTATTCAGAATGTGATTGACCACAAGCCAAAGACACAGTGTTTCATTGCCGTGGATGATTCCAAGAATACCTTTGAGGATATTGTGAAG ACTATAAGCTTCGTTCTAGGTCAAGGAAAGATTGAGAAAGTTCCGAAGGAGCAGGCGTACCTCACCAAGGCTTTGACA GAGGTGGAAGGGGAATACCTAAATGTCAACTTGCGACTAGAGGCTGTCTTGCTTAAGGACAGCTTCAACATTCGCTGGGTGTCTGAGACCGGCATCATTGATAGCATCAACTGGGTGGTGGAAGAGTATAAACAGTTGAGACAACTACAG CCTATCAAAATCTGTGTCCTGGGGCCGCCAGCAGTGGGGAAGAGTACTGTGGCAGAGAAACTGTGTAAACATTACAAACTGCACCACGTCAGGCTTAGAGATGTCATCGATGAGAAAATATCACAGCTG GTGGAAACTGTGAAATGGGGTCAGCAAGAGGGATCGAGGGAGGAGTATGTGAGGAATGCTCAAGACCAACTAGATTCTCTGAATGACAGCATGCAGCGAAATGAAG GTCGCCTGGGTAAAGAGCTTCTTTATCTTATCATGCGTGAGAAGCTAAATTCCAAGCCGTGCAAGAACCAAGGATTTGTCCTTGATGGCTTCCCCAAGACCTATGACCAGGCCAAGGAGCTATTCTATG ATGAAGACATGGAACTGAATCATACCACGTCCAGAATGCCATCCTACAACAAGAATATCATTCCAG agttCATTTTCTTGTTAGAGGCGTCTGATGACTTCTTGAAGGAGCGAGTTCAGAACCTACCTCCTAGTCTGGCAGATgacaagcgctactctcaagaCAAGTACCTTAGCCGGCTAAAGAGATATAGAAAGGCCAACGTGGAAGAAGAAACTGTGCTACACTACTTTGATGAGCTGGAGATTCACCCAGACGTCATTG AGGTGAACAGTGCTGGCGACACTGAATACTCTGCCGTCATGGACAGCATCCTCAGAGTGGCGGGCCATCCAAGGAATTATGGCCCCACccctgcagagagagaggagatgaagaAGAAGGCTGAGGAGGAGAGATCCCGGCAGGTGGTCCTGGAGAcggcagagaggaagaggtgggAGGCTGAGACCACTGCCAAGATGGCTGCTCAACTCGCCAAGAGG AGTGTTCAGTTGGGTGAGGTGGAGAGGCAGCAGCGCGTGTTGCTGGAGGCCCGTTCCAGGCCCCTGAGGAACTACCTGATGATGTATGTTATCCCCCTTCTTTCTGAGGCCATGGGCGAGTGCTGCAAAGTCAAGCCAGACGACCCTGTTGACTTCCTG gctGAATATATTCTCCGGAACAATTCACATGAATAG